A part of Amycolatopsis lurida genomic DNA contains:
- a CDS encoding cation diffusion facilitator family transporter, whose translation MSAGGGTKAIIAALVANAGIAAAKFAGYLITGSSSMLAESVHSLADTSNQGLLLLGQKTSQRKATRTHPFGFGRDRYFYSFIVALMLFTLGSVFALWEGVHKITEPEDLTSPLVAVGILVVAIGLECYSFYTAIQESKKIKGDAGWWAFIRQAKTPELPVVLLEDAGALLGLIFALAGVGLSVLTGDPVWDGIGTVTIGVLLGVIAIILIIEMKSLLIGEGATESDLDVIVDELAAGKVERVIHIRTLYIGPDEMLVAAKLALVPGLETADIAQAIDDAEARVRAKVPTAKLIYLEPDLDRALA comes from the coding sequence GTGTCTGCAGGTGGCGGAACCAAGGCGATCATCGCCGCGCTCGTCGCGAACGCCGGAATCGCGGCCGCGAAGTTCGCCGGCTACCTCATCACGGGGTCGTCCTCGATGCTGGCCGAGTCCGTGCACTCGCTCGCGGACACCTCGAACCAGGGGCTCCTGCTGCTGGGTCAGAAGACCTCGCAGCGCAAGGCGACCCGCACCCACCCGTTCGGCTTCGGACGGGACCGGTACTTCTACTCGTTCATCGTCGCGCTGATGCTCTTCACCCTCGGCTCGGTGTTCGCGCTGTGGGAGGGCGTCCACAAGATCACCGAGCCGGAGGACCTGACATCGCCGCTGGTGGCGGTCGGCATCCTGGTGGTCGCGATCGGACTGGAGTGCTACTCCTTCTACACCGCGATCCAGGAGTCGAAGAAGATCAAGGGCGACGCGGGCTGGTGGGCCTTCATCCGCCAGGCCAAGACGCCGGAACTGCCGGTGGTGCTGCTGGAGGACGCGGGCGCGCTGCTCGGTCTGATCTTCGCGCTCGCGGGCGTCGGGCTTTCGGTGCTCACGGGTGACCCGGTGTGGGACGGCATCGGCACCGTGACGATCGGTGTGCTGCTCGGCGTCATCGCGATCATCCTGATCATCGAGATGAAGAGCCTGCTGATCGGCGAAGGGGCCACCGAGTCCGATCTCGACGTGATCGTCGACGAGCTCGCCGCGGGCAAGGTCGAGCGGGTCATCCACATCCGGACGCTGTACATCGGCCCGGACGAGATGCTGGTGGCCGCGAAGCTCGCGCTGGTGCCTGGGCTGGAGACCGCGGACATCGCGCAGGCGATCGACGACGCCGAAGCGCGTGTGCGGGCGAAGGTGCCGACGGCGAAGCTGATCTACCTGGAGCCGGACCTGGACCGCGCGCTGGCCTGA
- a CDS encoding AfsR/SARP family transcriptional regulator: MPRFGVLGPLTIESPPGRRTTPRGDHQRALLAVLLLNANSSVPVDALVETLWPGTPPKSYSSNLHTYVSRLRARFEGLEIERDPHGYRLVVEPADLDLLSFREAAAAGKAAARAGDPAAAAGHYRRALAEWRGPVLSGLHVPRLDADIARLESERLAAFEDCVDAELSDGRHGELTGELQAMITEHPLRERLAAQLMIALHRAGRQADSLAVHRDLRATLVEELGVEPGAEVRRVHAAVLRGEDPVPSAKTAPVFPICQLPPDIADLAGRESEIAKLSALLGESKGVPVAVITGEPGAGKSTLAVTTAHRLRRSFPDGQLFVPLAGASAPRELAGVLGDLLRALGVTGPAIPDDVEARAAVYRGRLADRRVLVVLDDAASPEQVRALLPGTPGSAVLITSRRRLSGLAGADRLHLAPLTGAEAMTLLARLAGPDRVGAERADAERIAKACGNLPLALRIAGSRLAMRPGLPLGKLAGKLEDEVSRLDELQVSDLQVRGSIALSYQALSPAARRAFRLIGRCRTLDLPAWAVSTLIDDEGADEAIDELVEASLLEATGLDPTGEQRFRVHDLVRVFATELGRALETHAERVASVAKVSDAALCLADTAARRLPRTVPMPLSDHDVPAQPLADELVERLLRDPGTWFSVERANLVTAVSSLCAVGWRRKALRILERLSAYLYLHSHHTDMRTAYETLRDAAREAGDRHIVVIAEANLAVLLHVRGEYELAAEGYRECSKELAELGDISAQAWVETNLARCLVGLGRAGESLHAATQARELSTVEESGAYARQAESAALHRLGKISEALEIDRRSLAHARERGDERQLGVALQGLSWSLMLDGRPEEALETIEESVRVLGRTTAKSALAKSLRTQGAILAGAGRRDGAVKAYEHARRLAGALEERPRELSCTRAIAASWIGDGRADRAIPVLRQCLDEFRAMGGKPATALTLHVLRRAYEATGETKAAEAAGEEAKRLEVPHDANASTLVRLLLSLTEPAPA, from the coding sequence GTGCCGCGATTCGGCGTGCTCGGACCGCTGACGATCGAGAGCCCGCCCGGGCGGCGCACGACGCCGCGCGGCGATCACCAGCGCGCCCTGCTGGCCGTCCTGCTGCTGAACGCGAACTCGTCCGTCCCGGTCGACGCCCTGGTCGAAACCCTCTGGCCGGGCACCCCGCCGAAGTCGTACTCCTCGAATCTGCACACGTACGTCTCCCGCCTGCGGGCCCGGTTCGAGGGGCTGGAGATCGAGCGGGATCCGCACGGTTACCGGCTGGTGGTCGAGCCTGCCGACCTCGATCTGCTGTCCTTCCGTGAAGCCGCCGCGGCGGGGAAGGCGGCGGCGCGGGCGGGCGATCCGGCGGCCGCTGCCGGGCACTACCGCCGGGCGCTGGCGGAATGGCGCGGCCCGGTCCTTTCCGGACTGCACGTCCCCCGGCTCGACGCGGACATCGCCCGGCTCGAGTCGGAGCGGCTCGCCGCCTTCGAAGACTGTGTCGACGCCGAACTGTCCGACGGCAGGCACGGCGAGCTCACCGGCGAACTGCAGGCGATGATCACCGAACATCCGCTGCGCGAGCGGCTCGCCGCGCAGCTGATGATCGCGCTGCACCGCGCCGGGCGGCAGGCCGATTCCCTGGCCGTCCACCGCGACCTGCGCGCCACCCTCGTCGAGGAGCTCGGCGTGGAGCCCGGCGCGGAGGTCCGCCGGGTGCACGCCGCCGTGCTGCGAGGCGAGGATCCGGTGCCCTCGGCCAAGACCGCGCCGGTCTTCCCGATCTGCCAGCTGCCGCCGGACATCGCGGATCTCGCCGGCCGCGAGAGCGAGATCGCGAAGCTCTCCGCGCTGCTCGGCGAAAGCAAGGGTGTCCCGGTCGCGGTGATCACCGGCGAACCGGGTGCGGGCAAGTCCACGCTCGCGGTCACCACCGCGCACAGGCTCCGCCGGTCCTTTCCGGACGGCCAGCTGTTCGTCCCGCTGGCGGGCGCCTCCGCCCCTCGCGAACTCGCCGGCGTCCTCGGCGACCTGCTGCGCGCGCTCGGCGTCACCGGTCCGGCCATCCCGGACGACGTCGAGGCCAGGGCGGCGGTCTATCGCGGCCGCCTCGCCGATCGGCGGGTCCTCGTGGTGCTCGACGACGCCGCGAGCCCCGAGCAGGTTCGCGCGCTGCTGCCGGGAACGCCGGGCAGCGCGGTGCTGATCACCAGCAGGCGGCGGCTTTCCGGGCTCGCGGGCGCGGATCGGCTCCATCTCGCGCCGCTGACCGGCGCCGAGGCGATGACGCTGCTGGCACGGCTGGCCGGGCCGGACCGGGTCGGCGCCGAACGCGCGGACGCGGAACGGATCGCCAAGGCCTGCGGCAATCTCCCGCTGGCGTTGCGGATCGCCGGCAGCAGGCTCGCTATGCGGCCCGGCCTGCCGCTCGGGAAGCTCGCCGGGAAGCTGGAGGACGAGGTCTCGCGCCTCGACGAACTCCAGGTCAGCGATCTCCAGGTCCGCGGCAGTATCGCGCTGAGCTATCAGGCGCTGAGCCCGGCGGCGCGGCGCGCGTTCCGGCTGATCGGCCGCTGCCGCACCCTCGACCTGCCCGCTTGGGCCGTGTCGACGCTGATCGATGATGAAGGCGCCGACGAGGCCATCGACGAACTCGTCGAGGCCAGCCTGCTCGAAGCCACCGGCCTCGATCCGACGGGCGAGCAGCGGTTCCGTGTCCACGATCTCGTGCGCGTGTTCGCCACGGAACTCGGCCGGGCGCTGGAGACCCACGCCGAGCGGGTGGCGTCGGTCGCGAAGGTGTCGGACGCGGCGTTGTGCCTCGCCGACACGGCGGCGCGCCGCCTGCCGAGGACGGTGCCGATGCCGTTGTCGGATCACGACGTGCCCGCGCAGCCGTTGGCGGACGAACTGGTCGAGCGGCTGCTGCGCGACCCAGGCACCTGGTTCTCCGTGGAACGGGCCAACCTGGTCACCGCCGTCTCGTCGCTGTGCGCCGTCGGCTGGCGGCGGAAAGCGTTGCGGATACTGGAAAGGCTGAGCGCGTACCTGTACCTGCACAGTCATCACACCGACATGCGGACGGCGTACGAGACCTTGCGCGACGCCGCCCGCGAGGCGGGCGACCGGCATATCGTGGTCATCGCCGAGGCGAACCTGGCGGTACTGCTGCACGTTCGCGGCGAGTACGAGCTCGCCGCCGAGGGCTACCGCGAGTGTTCGAAGGAATTGGCGGAGCTGGGCGACATTTCCGCGCAGGCGTGGGTCGAGACGAACCTGGCCCGCTGCCTCGTCGGGCTCGGCAGGGCGGGAGAATCCCTGCATGCCGCGACCCAGGCCCGCGAACTGTCCACTGTGGAGGAAAGCGGGGCGTACGCGCGGCAGGCGGAGTCCGCGGCGTTGCACCGCCTCGGCAAGATCTCCGAGGCGCTGGAGATCGACAGGCGCAGCCTCGCACACGCGCGCGAACGCGGCGACGAACGTCAGCTCGGTGTTGCCCTGCAAGGGCTTTCGTGGTCGTTGATGCTCGACGGACGCCCGGAGGAGGCCTTGGAAACGATCGAGGAATCGGTCCGGGTGCTGGGCCGGACGACGGCGAAATCGGCGCTGGCGAAGTCGTTGCGCACCCAGGGCGCCATCCTCGCGGGCGCCGGACGGCGGGACGGCGCGGTGAAGGCCTACGAGCACGCGCGACGGCTGGCAGGAGCGCTCGAAGAACGGCCGAGAGAGCTTTCCTGCACGCGCGCGATCGCCGCGAGCTGGATCGGCGACGGGCGGGCCGATCGCGCGATTCCCGTGCTGCGCCAGTGCCTTGACGAATTCCGCGCCATGGGCGGGAAACCCGCGACGGCCCTCACCCTGCACGTGTTGCGCAGGGCGTACGAGGCCACCGGAGAAACGAAGGCGGCCGAGGCGGCGGGCGAAGAGGCGAAGCGATTGGAAGTCCCCCACGACGCCAACGCTTCGACCCTCGTCCGGTTGCTGTTGTCGCTCACCGAACCCGCCCCGGCCTGA